The proteins below are encoded in one region of Zootoca vivipara chromosome 10, rZooViv1.1, whole genome shotgun sequence:
- the KDELR3 gene encoding ER lumen protein-retaining receptor 3: MNIFRILGDVSHLLAMIMLLGKIWRSKSCAGISGKSQILFALVFTSRYLDLVTNFISIYNTVMKVVFLSCAYVTVYLIYGKFRKTFDSENDSFRLEFLLVPVTGLSFLENHSFTPLEILWTFSIYLESVAILPQLFMISKTGEAETITTHYLFFLGLYRALYLANWIWRYHTENFYDQIAVVSGVVQTIFYCDFFYLYVTKVLKGKKLSLPMPI, from the exons ATGAACATATTTCGGATCCTGGGTGATGTATCTCACCTATTAGCCATGATCATGTTGCTGGGGAAGATCTGGAGATCAAAGTCATGTGCTG GTATCTCAGGAAAGAGCCAGATCCTTTTTGCACTCGTCTTCACAAGCCGTTACCTTGACCTGGTCACGAACTTCATCTCCATCTATAATACTGTCATGAAG GTTGTTTTCTTAAGTTGTGCCTATGTTACCGTGTACCTGATCTATGGGAAATTCCGGAAAACCTTTGATAGTGAGAATGACTCTTTCCGCCTCGAATTCCTTTTAGTTCCAGTTACAGGCCTGTCATTTTTAGAAAACCACAGTTTCACCCCTTTAGAG ATTCTCTGGACTTTTTCAATTTATCTGGAATCAGTGGCTATCCTTCCACAACTTTTCATGATTAGCAAAACAGGTGAAGCTGAAACTATCACAACACACTACCTTTTCTTCTTGGGCCTCTATCGCGCTCTCTACCTTGCAAACTGGATCTGGCGCTACCACACAGAGAACTTCTACGATCAAATTGCTGTGGTGTCTGGAGTAGTACAGACCATCTTCTACTGCGACTTTTTTTACCTCTATGTCACGAAAG TATTAAAAGGCAAGAAGCTGAGCCTCCCAATGCCTATCTGA